The Myxococcales bacterium genomic sequence CCAGGACGGCGCGCTGTATCCGGTTTTGCAGCTCCCGTACGTTGCCGGGCCATTCGTGATTCAATAAAGCGGCTTTGGCATCCTCGCCGAGGTAGAGATCGGGTTTGTGCTCCTTTTCGACATGAACTTTCAGGAAGTGCTCGGCCAGCGGGAAAACATCCTCGAGCCGATCGGCCAGCGGGGGCACGGCCAACTCGATGACGTTGAGCCGGAAGTAGAGGTCTTCGCGAAAGTACCCCGCGGCGATGGCGTGCGGAAGATCCACGTTGGTGGCGGCCACGATCCGCACGTCAGCACGGCGGGTGCCCGACGAGCCCAGCCGTTCGTACTCGCCGGTTTGCAAGACCCTCAGCAGCTTGGCTTGGCAGCCAAGTGAGAGCGTGCCGAGTTCGTCCAGGAACAACGTGCCGCCGTGGGCCGCCTCGAAGCGTCCGACGCGCACCTTCGCCGCGCCTGTGTAGGCGCCCGCCTCGGCTCCGAAGAGCTCTGCCTCGAAAAGGCTGTCGGGCAAGGCGCCCACGTTCACCTTGACGAAGGGCTTGTCCTTGCGGCGGGAGTTCGCTTGGAGAATCTCTGCCAGCTTCTCCTTGCCCGAGCCGTTGGGACCTGTGATCAGGACGGGCGCCTCCGACGCTGCGACGGTCACGGCCAGACGCACCACTTCGTGCATGGCATCGCTGGCGTAGATCACGCTGCGCAGGTCGTAGCGTTCGGCCAGCTCGCGCCGGGAGCGGGCGCTACGGGCGCGCATCCGCGTGTTCTCTTGCCGCAAGGCCCGCAGGGAAACCAAGTTGCGGACGGTGGTGAGAAGCTTGTCATCGTTCCAGGGTTTGGCGATGTAGTCGGCGGCCCCTTCTTTGATCAATGCCACGGCGGTCTCGAGTGACGTGAAGGCCGTCATCAGCAACACGGGCAGCTCCGGATCCAGCTTGCGAATGGCCCGAAACAGGTCGACCCCCTCGGCCCCCGTCGTTTGGTTCTGGGAAAAGTTCATGTCTTGCACCACGGCGCCGATGTCTTCGGTCTGAAGCAAGTGCAGCGCCTCTTCCGGGGTGGACGTGCTGGAGGTGGGCAGGCCGTGAACCTCGAAGAGCGTCTCGAGGGCGGCCCGCACCGCGGGTTGATCATCGATGATGAGCACTTTCAACATGGCGGTTCCTTAGAGGGCACGGCTGGCCACGGTGGGGGGAACGCGGGCGGCCCGGAGTGCAGGCACGAGGGTGGCGAGCAGACCGTCGATGTAAAACAGCGCGGCCGTGAAGGCGAACTGTTTCCAGGTGACCCGCACACCCGGGAACATGTCGTTGAAGGAGAAATAGTAGCTGAGGCTAATGAGCAGGCCGAGGATACAGCCCAAAGAGACCGCCAGGGCGTTTTCGACCAAGAACAAACGGACGACGTCGTAAGGGGTGGCGCCGAGAGCCCGGCGGATACCCACTTGTCTGCGGCGCTGAGCCACCAGGAAGGCTGTGATGGCGAGGCTTCCGATGAGCGCCACCGCCGCGAGCACCACGGCGATGATGCCGAGGGTGATGAGCAAGCCGCGCGAAACTTGCACGTGTCGGGCGGCGGACAGGTCGTAGGGCCTGACGTCGTAGGCGCGCTCGGGATCCAGTGCCCTCAACGCTGTCCGCAGGCGTTCGGTGACGGCATCCCGGGCACCGGGTTGGGTGCGCACCAGGAAGCGTGTGCCTCGCTCGTTCGTGGGCGGCCGGAGCCTCAGGACGATGCGCTCTGCGTTCGCGAGAAACGGGATCACGAGGGCAACGTCTCGAAACACACCCACGACACGGGCGGGGCTTTGGCTGTCTGCCATCCACAACGCATGGCCGACGGCCGAGCCCGTGGACGAGAGGTCCGCGGCCAGGCTCTCGCTGACGGCGACCTCTTCTTCCGTGGCCGTGTCATGCGGGGCGCGTCCTGCCGCGAATCTGAGACCCAGTACCTGTGGCAGCGCGGGCGAGCCATCAATCACCCACCCGTTGTTCCCCGAGGCTGCGGAACCCGGATGTGGTGTGGGCCCGAGCGGCAGGCCGCTGCGCCATCGGCGATCGAAGACGTCGGATGAGATCGTCGCCACCTGCAGGACGCCGGGCAGAGAGAGCATGGCACCCTGTTCGTCCTGGGCGCGACGATCGGCTGAGTCCAGGGGCTCGGCGGCTCCGAGGCTCGCCACCGAGATGAGCTCGCTCGTGGGAAACCCCGGGTCGGCCGTGCCGCGGGACCGATACCACGTGCCCACCCAAATCAAGATCGAAACCACGGCGAAGCCCAAGGCCACCTCCAGGATCACCAGGAGAAAGGCAGAGCGTTGCCGGGACGCTGCGCGCAGGATCGGTCCAAACTCTGGCGGTCTCACGAAGCCCTCGCGAGGTACGTGGTGGGCGGGGTGCGAGCCACCCGCCACGCGGGGTAGACCCCGGCAATCAGGCCCAAGCCCATGGTGGGAAGGGTG encodes the following:
- a CDS encoding sigma-54 dependent transcriptional regulator: MLKVLIIDDQPAVRAALETLFEVHGLPTSSTSTPEEALHLLQTEDIGAVVQDMNFSQNQTTGAEGVDLFRAIRKLDPELPVLLMTAFTSLETAVALIKEGAADYIAKPWNDDKLLTTVRNLVSLRALRQENTRMRARSARSRRELAERYDLRSVIYASDAMHEVVRLAVTVAASEAPVLITGPNGSGKEKLAEILQANSRRKDKPFVKVNVGALPDSLFEAELFGAEAGAYTGAAKVRVGRFEAAHGGTLFLDELGTLSLGCQAKLLRVLQTGEYERLGSSGTRRADVRIVAATNVDLPHAIAAGYFREDLYFRLNVIELAVPPLADRLEDVFPLAEHFLKVHVEKEHKPDLYLGEDAKAALLNHEWPGNVRELQNRIQRAVLVATGPAVGASDLAVPGEREPRPPVARRPPAAAVTDTPDAHVDRERAQVEDALTHAGGVVSRAAAELGLSRQALYRKMERLGVALERRVR
- a CDS encoding ABC transporter permease — encoded protein: MRPPEFGPILRAASRQRSAFLLVILEVALGFAVVSILIWVGTWYRSRGTADPGFPTSELISVASLGAAEPLDSADRRAQDEQGAMLSLPGVLQVATISSDVFDRRWRSGLPLGPTPHPGSAASGNNGWVIDGSPALPQVLGLRFAAGRAPHDTATEEEVAVSESLAADLSSTGSAVGHALWMADSQSPARVVGVFRDVALVIPFLANAERIVLRLRPPTNERGTRFLVRTQPGARDAVTERLRTALRALDPERAYDVRPYDLSAARHVQVSRGLLITLGIIAVVLAAVALIGSLAITAFLVAQRRRQVGIRRALGATPYDVVRLFLVENALAVSLGCILGLLISLSYYFSFNDMFPGVRVTWKQFAFTAALFYIDGLLATLVPALRAARVPPTVASRAL